In Coleofasciculus sp. FACHB-T130, the DNA window CGACGGACGCCATAAAGGTGTTGGGCAGATTGGGCAGTGCTAGGAAATATCCATCTACCGGCTTAGCTCGTTCGATTAAGTCCTGGATGCTCTGGCTGCTGAGGGTGCCTGTCGGCTCTAAATAGCCAAGAGAACCCCTTGTTTGGTAAATCCCAATGCTGGCATCTGGATCTAACCCTTGGGCGGCGTAGGTATAGCCTTTCTGGTCAGCAGCTGCAACCCAGATCATCTCGCGTTTTGGCGCAAGCACTCTGGCGGCAGCCTGCCCCAGTCCACCAAAGCCCAAGACGCCCACTCGAATGGGGGTTGGGGAGTTGATTGAACCTGTGACTTGCTCTGCACTCATAGCGTCTTCTTGCAATTGAACAAACTTTAATTATCCAGGCTCCTGGACGCGCCGGTTCGTTCACTTTTGAGAGCTTGAGCGATCGCTCAAGAAGTCTGTTGGCTTTTTTGCTCAATTTCGGATAATTTCTCTATCTTGACGCAGATGTAAAGTTAAGCGACACTGACAAATAATCAAAGTAAGACTCGCCTAATTAATTAAGTTTTGTTACGTTTTAACTCGTTGTGACTCAATTGCTCAACATTTGAGCAACATTAATTTATTAATATCCCAGCGAGTCAGTTCTAAGAAAGATGTCTTATCCGGCAGCATCATCAGTATGGTTTGTGCCGCCGCCTAACTTGAGCAATCCCTAACCAATGAGCATGGAAACGCTAGAGTTTATCATTTATCCGGATGGTCGGGTGCAGGAGAAAGTCACCGGAATTACTGGGAAATCCTGTGCCGAAGTGACTGCCGCTATTGAAGCCCAATTGGGTCTGGTACTAACTCAGGAACCGACTTCTGAATTTTTTGCCTCAGTGATTCATCAGAGTGCGACGGCGACAGCCGGGGCAACTTATAGCGAGTGGTAAGGTAAGTTTTTTTTTGAGTCCAACTTAATTTATTTGAAAAAATCGTCATGTCACACTTTAGCAACATCAAAACTCAAATCCGCAATCTTGTCTCGTTAGAAGCCGCTTTGACCGACTTAGGAATAGATTGGAAATCTGGCCCGCAAACAGTGCGCGGCTATCGCGGTCAAACCCTTACGGCTGATGTTGCCATTGAGCAAAAAAATGGTTATGACATTGGTTTTCGTTGGAACGGTCAGGAATACGAACTTGTTGCTGACCTACAGTATTGGCAGCAAACGGGTTCTGTAGAGCGGTTTCTCAACCGAGTGACTCAGCGTTATGCTTACCACACGGTTGTCAAAGAATCTGCAATGCAGGGCTTCCAAGTTGCCGAGCAAAAACAGAATGAAGATGGTTCAATCCGCCTAGTAGTGCAGCGCTGGAGTGCCTAATGTCTGATTACCCAACTCCTGAACAGCCAACTCCCGAACGTTCTGGCTTGGAGCCAGAGTTAGGTGGTATTTGGCGGGATGCACCGGAACGTTCGGGTTTGGAGCCGGAGTTGGGTGGCACCCTGCGGCAAAAAGGCGTCTATGTTGATGAAATAACCTGTATTGGCTGCAAGCACTGTGCCCATGTTGCTCGCAATACTTTTTATATTGAGCCAGATTATGGGCGATCGCGTGTAGTTCGGCAGGATGGAGACTCAGAAGAAGTCATTCAAGAAGCCATTGACACCTGTCCGGTCGATTGTATCCACTGGGTCGATTACACGGAATTGAAAAAGCTTGAACAAGAGCGGCAATATCAGGTGATTCCATTGATCGGATTCCCTGCTGACCATGCGATTACGGCTGTGAAGCAGCGGCAAAGGAAGGTTAAGAAAAAGCAACCGAAACCAATAGAATAAAGGTTCGCTCGTATAAAAAATGCCCGTCTGCACGGGCTAAATAAATAAAACCCCCAATAGCAGGCAGCTATTGGGGGTTTTATTTAAAGCGTTGCACTCTCGCTTCTAACGAGAAACCCCTTGCACGACTGGACGCACACCAGAGCCAGGAAAAGGTTCCGGAGTACCCAACCAGTTAAAGTCATTCAGCCGAAAACTGATGGAACCCAGCTGCAAAACAGGGTTGTAACGCAGGACAATGTTGTAGGTGCGGCGGCTGTATTCCAGAAAGTAGTCGGTGCTGATGTTCTCCTTAGTATTTAAATTGACCGAGG includes these proteins:
- a CDS encoding ferredoxin, which translates into the protein MSDYPTPEQPTPERSGLEPELGGIWRDAPERSGLEPELGGTLRQKGVYVDEITCIGCKHCAHVARNTFYIEPDYGRSRVVRQDGDSEEVIQEAIDTCPVDCIHWVDYTELKKLEQERQYQVIPLIGFPADHAITAVKQRQRKVKKKQPKPIE
- a CDS encoding DUF1257 domain-containing protein, whose protein sequence is MSHFSNIKTQIRNLVSLEAALTDLGIDWKSGPQTVRGYRGQTLTADVAIEQKNGYDIGFRWNGQEYELVADLQYWQQTGSVERFLNRVTQRYAYHTVVKESAMQGFQVAEQKQNEDGSIRLVVQRWSA
- a CDS encoding DUF2997 domain-containing protein, encoding METLEFIIYPDGRVQEKVTGITGKSCAEVTAAIEAQLGLVLTQEPTSEFFASVIHQSATATAGATYSEW